In Hypomesus transpacificus isolate Combined female chromosome 4, fHypTra1, whole genome shotgun sequence, the following are encoded in one genomic region:
- the LOC124467094 gene encoding E3 ubiquitin-protein ligase RING2-A-like has translation MAAPVNIQNPSKSWELSLYELHRSPQEAIMDGTEIAVSPRSLHSELMCPICLDMLKNTMTTKECLHRFCSDCIVTALRSGNKECPTCRKKLVSRRSLRRDSNFDALISKIYPSRDEYEAHQDRVLERLSRLHNKQALSSSIEEGLRMQAIHRAQRVRKPAQESDNTTFSGGEDNGDARSHLSHDSAPSHTPLPPSHTPSEAGPSRNPKRPRVSDESGPEADRTSPTPPLRRHKEGPASEIELVFRPHPLLVNSQEYSQTRYVKTTANATVDHLSKYLALRIALEERQTDGQRESAGAEGGGEAGAGGEERGGGGGEGAGLRNVSEKQYTIYITTSGGQFSTLNGSLTLELVNEKYWKVRKPLELYYAPTKDQPQQTPQQTPPQQREG, from the exons ATGGCTGCCCCCGTCAACATCCAGAACCCCAGTAAGAGCTGGGAGCTGAGCCTGTACGAGCTGCACAGGAGTCCTCAG GAGGCGATCATGGACGGCACAGAGATCGCAGTGTCTCCACGCTCACTCCACAGTGAGCTGATGTGTCCCATTTGTCTGGACATGCTGAAGAACACCATGACGACCAAGGAGTGTCTTCACCGCTTCTGCTCCGACTGCATCGTCACCGCACTCCGATCAGG AAACAAGGAGTGCCCCACCTGCAGGAAGAAGCTGGTCTCCAGACGTTCGCTGAGGCGGGACTCCAACTTCGACGCCCTCATCTCCAAGATCTACCCGAGTCGGGACGAGTACGAGGCCCACCAGGACCGGGTCCTGGAGAGGCTGAGCCGGCTCCACAACAAGCAGGCCCTCAGCTCTTCCATCGAAGAGGGGCTGCGCATGCAGGCCATACACAG GGCTCAGCGAGTGCGTAAACCAGCCCAGGAGAGTGACAACACCACCTTCAGCGGGGGAGAGGACAACGGCGACGCACGCTCCCACCTCTCCCACGACTCGGCCCCCTCGCacacgcccctcccccccagccacaCCCCCTCTGAGGCCGGGCCCAGCCGGAACCCCAAGCGGCCGCGAGTCTCCGACGAGTCTGGCCCCGAGGCGGACCGCACCAGCCCCACTCCTCCACTGCGCCGCCACAAGGAGGGGCCCGCCTCGGAGATCGAGCTGGTGTTCAGGCCACACCCTCTGCTGGTGAATTCGCAGGAGTACAGCCAGACCAG ATATGTGAAGACCACAGCCAACGCCACCGTGGACCACCTGTCTAAGTACCTAGCCCTGCGCATCGcactggaggagaggcagactgACGGCCAGAGAGAAAGTGCCggggcggagggaggaggggaggcaggggcagggggagaagagagaggaggtggaggaggagaaggggcagGCCTGAGGAACGTCAGTGAGAAGCAGTACACCATTTACATCACCACGTCTGGAGGACAGTTCTCG aCTCTGAATGGCTCCCTGACCCTGGAACTGGTCAATGAGAAGTACTGGAAGGTGAGGAAGCCTCTAGAACTCTACTATGCCCCCACCAAGGACCAGCCCCAGCAGACGCCCCAGCAGACACCcccccagcagagagagggctga
- the rps18 gene encoding 40S ribosomal protein S18: MSLVIPEKFQHILRVLNTNIDGRRKIAFAITAIKGVGRRYAHVVLRKADIDLNKRAGELTDDEVERVVTIMQNPRQYKIPDWFLNRQKDVKDGKYSQVLANGLDNKLREDLERLKKIRAHRGLRHFWGLRVRGQHTKTTGRRGRTVGVSKKK, from the exons ATG TCTTTGGTCATCCCCGAGAAGTTCCAGCACATTCTTCGTGTTCTCAACACGAACATCGATGGTCGGAGGAAGATTGCCTTCGCCATCACTGCCATTAAG GGTGTTGGCAGACGCTACGCTCACGTGGTCCTGAGGAAGGCTGATATCGACCTCAACAAAAGGGCTGGGGAGCTGACTGATGATGAG GTGGAGAGAGTCGTGACCATCATGCAGAACCCTCGCCAGTACAAAATCCCTGACTGGTTCCTCAACAGACAGAAGGACGTCAAGGATGGCAAGTACAGCCAG GTCCTTGCTAACGGTCTGGACAACAAGCTGAGAGAAGATCTTGAGAGGCTGAAGAAGATCCGAGCCCACCGTGGGCTCAGGCACTTCTGGGG TCTGCGCGTGCGCGGTCAGCACACAAAGACCACCGGTCGCCGTGGTCGCACCGTGGGTGTGTCCAAGAAGAAGTAA